One Ignavibacteria bacterium genomic window, CAATGAAGAGATTGTCTTCCGGCAAACTCAAGAGTGAGCCGATGTCGCGTTTGATCAAACGGCCGCCATTATCGGCAATAACAAATCCTTCACCAGGCGTAATGGGCGAGGTAATACCAGCACCGGCAAGGTTATTCATTGTAACCTCGCCAGTTCCACCTGCGATGGACATGCGGAACGTGTTATTGGTACCAAACCGAAGGTCGTTCAGATCACGGGTACCTACAAAGGCAGCCGCTGGGACTGCAGAGTTACCTGTGAGTGTCCAATATTCTGTCTTATCCGGATCTACCCACTGCGGCGTACCGGCTACGATCTGAAGAAGAGATCCATTGAGGCCTGGAGCAACCGGTACAGACCAGTTGTTCGCGTCACCAACGATGAGATGACCAAACTGCAGGGCGAGCTTGGGGAAAACGCGGAACGTAGCCGTATCGACGAATTCACTGCGCCCACTCACGGTGAGTGTATTGCTCACAATGAGTGATCGTAGGGTTAGACTGTCTACGTACTCCGGAGTTGCTCCAACACCACGCGAAATGAGGACCATACCATCTGTGCCCGAATTTCCGTTAAGGAGAAGGGGCGTTGTAGCTCCGGCAAGATTGAACGGAACCTTTGCGTCGATCTGAGGTGTGGTTCCATTGAGGAACAACATGGACTGACCACCGGCATAGATGTCAAGGTCACGCACTCCAGTTAGCGACATATTGCCAAGGATCGGGAAGGCGCCAACATCGATGTTACCGCCGATGATCCATGGTCGTTCACGAAGGATCCGCGCACCGTCTACCCACGATGGAATCCCAGCCATGGTCACAAGAAACGATGAATCAGCACCAGGCGCGAATGGCTGTGCAACGTTGTTTGCATCGCCCAAATACATGTGGTACTGTGGGAGCTGAAGAAGCGACTGATTCTCGCGTTTAAAAAGCTTCCCCGCGGCATCCACCATCACGAGACCTTCGCCGGCGTTCGGTGGTACAGTTGTCCCAGAGCCTGTTAAGGAGTTGATCGTAACCTCACCGGTTCCGCTACTGATCATCATGCGGAATGTATTATCCGTACCGAATCGAAGGTCATTGGCATCGCGCGTACCAACAAACGCTGCTGCTGAAACACCTGAGTTGCCATTCAGCGTCCAATATTCTGTCTTGTCCGGATCCACCCACTGCGGTTGACCGGCAACGATCTGCATTAGTGAACCATTAACACCCGGTGGGAACGGGACCGCAAGATCGTTGGCATCTCCAACGAAAAGGTGACCATACTGAAGAGGAAGCTTCGGAAGGATGAGGAATCGAGAAGAATCGCGAACCGTCAGCGGCTTATCGATGTACGTTTTTGTATCGAGAATGATCGCTGTGTCCGAGACCACGAGATCCGACGTCCAGCGAGGAGTGAGTGTAGGGCCCGAAGAGATAAATACGCCACCACGTGCCCCGGCAGAGCCGTCAAGGAAAAGTGGTGTATCCGTACTGTCAAGATTTAGCGAACCGATAACGCTGGTAGCACCGGTCAGGTTGATGTCGCCCGTTGGCGTGAACACCATACGCGTAATGTTGTTCGACTTCAAGACAAGCGATGCGTCGTTGATCGTTCCCAGGAAGTGGTTTGTCTTAACTGAGTCGTTACCGGCAAGTGACCAGAATAGCTGGTTTGCCGAACCATTATCGCTCCCTTGGAACCACAGAACCGTTACCCAATTTGGAGCAGCCTTCGTTCCAAAGTTGTATTGGAAGGAACCCGTCGTGGTATTAAAGATGAGTAGTCCCGTCGACGGTTGAACCACAGCATCTCGTTCTTGCTGGGTCAGGCGTGGAACGAGGAGACCCTTGCTGGTACTGTTCAATTCGAGGAGCGCAGAGTTGTCAGGGGTGGCCGTGCCGATCCCTACATTGTCCGTAGCTTGAGCACGCGCCTCAAGGACGCCTCCCAGTTGGAAGGCGCATGTAATGATCATCACTACACTCAATCGGAGCAGAGTAGCGATGGTCATAGGCACCAGCTATGATGAACAAACCTTGCCAAAGATTCCCCTTTTTCCACACAATCCGGAGTAAAACCCCGTAGCAACGCTGCGAACGCAATTTCGTGAATAAGCGTTTGCAGAGTAGTACGTAGTTTCTCGTTACCCCTTGGTTTGCAAATACCTTGCGCCAAATTTCGTGTTCTCAAGGTCCAAAAAACCTACGTAGATCTTTACAAGAACTATGCCGTTTTGACTCGTACGTAAAAGTACGCAAGACGAATCACTTGTCAAGACGTTATCCACATCGACCTCAGACTATGACCTCATTCTTGATCGTTGGACTAGGAAATCCAGGAACCCAATATTCTCTAACGCGTCACAACATCGGTTTTATGGTGGTGGACGCTTTCACTGAAAAGCACCGAGCAAAATGGACAGTTCGGGAAGGAAAATACGCGACCTCCAGCGTTAGGATAATGGCAACGGAACTCGTTATAGTAAAGCCACTTACGTATATGAATCTATCCGGCGAGGCTGTAGCTCCGCTTGCTGTTTCCAACGGACTTCAATCATCCCGTGTAGTTGCGATTACGGACGAATACAACTTCCCTGTTGGACGGGTTCATCTTCGATGCGGGGGCAGTTCTGGAGGGCACAACGGCATTTCTTCCCTCATTGAAAAACTTGGCACTTCCGACTTCTGGCGACTACGATGTGGCATTGATCGGGCATTTGGACCAGGGGAACTTGTTGAATATGTCCTCGCCCCTTTTTCGGCCGAGGAACAAGAATTCGTCAAGAAAATGATCGATCGTGGCGTTCAGGCCATTGAGGAGATCGCAAGGAGCGGCCCCGAACAGGCAATGCAGAGGATCAATCGCGCTTGATCACGATCAGCGTCTTATCGTCGGCATATCGAGCGCCTGCCGAATACGTCTGGACGTCATCTAGGATCGCTTGGGCGATCATCTCTGAGCTGGACGTTGCGTTGAGTCGGATAACGTCGATCAAACGATCGTCTCCATACAGCGTACCAGAACGGTCCTGTGCCTCGGTGATTCCGTCTGTGAACATTACCAGTACGTCACCGTGTGCCATATTGATGTTCTCAACACGGAACTGCTGGTCGGCAACAATGCCCAGGATACCACCTGTTGGTTGCAGGAATTCCACCGCTGCGGTCGCAGCTCGAAAATGCATCGGCGGACAATGACCGGCGTTGGCATACAGAACCAGGCCATTTGATGAGTGCGTAAGCTCGCAGTAACAGAGTGATACGAACCTCTCATGTGGGAACGTATCGTAGATCAGGGTATTCAATCGAGAAATAAGCGATGACATCTTGGTTTCAAAGCTCACACCCATGCGCATCGCACCGCTGACAAACAGGGCCTGAACGGCCGCCGGAAGTCCCTTGCTGGCAGCGTCACTGATCACAACGCCAAGACGATCCTGTTCATTCGTTGTGAGGTAGTCAAAGTAGTCGCCCCCCACGATACTCTCGGGGAGTGAAACACCGTAAAGATCGAACTCTAAGAACCTCCTGGCATGGTCTGGAACCAATCCTCGTTGGATTTGCCATGCCTGATCGAGATCCTTGCGCATGCGGCTTTCTCGCACGGCAGCCTGCATGTTGCGAAGGGCGGTGGTTGCCGCAGCTCCCACAACAACCAGCGTATCCCGGAATTCCTCGGCGATGGCATGTGCCGTAAAGGCCAATGCGTACTTGAAGGTGGATCCATCGGACCGACGTAACACGTCGCCCACACCCGTAAGGGTGTATTCGCGGCGCGTGGGGTCGTCCGAAGCCCCCTCATCAACGGTTACAATGGTTTGATGCTTGGTGAGCTGGGTGAATGGAGAATCCGGATCAAGCGTTCGACGAGTTCCAACCGTAAGCAATTCCGTTTCGCCATATTGGTATCGGAGTACATAAACGGATTCTTTCTCGTCGAACTCCCATACGCGGCCGCCAGTCATTACGAATCGATCGTTATCAACGATGTCTCGCACAAGGGCCGAGAGCAGTTCAAGTTGACTCTCGTAATTGAGGGACAAGATCCTGTCGATGATCTTGTACGTGGTCCGTTGATCGAGTTGACTTTTCACGTGATGGCGCGAAGATACCCATCGCTCTGTACAACTCGTTGGATCGCCTCTGCTCTTCGGATCATCGGAAGCAATTCTGTGAAGTGTTCGTGGAGTTCTTCCAACC contains:
- a CDS encoding aminoacyl-tRNA hydrolase, giving the protein MTSFLIVGLGNPGTQYSLTRHNIGFMVVDAFTEKHRAKWTVREGKYATSSVRIMATELVIVKPLTYMNLSGEAVAPLAVSNGLQSSRVVAITDEYNFPVGRVHLRCGGSSGGHNGISSLIEKLGTSDFWRLRCGIDRAFGPGELVEYVLAPFSAEEQEFVKKMIDRGVQAIEEIARSGPEQAMQRINRA
- a CDS encoding serine/threonine-protein phosphatase, whose protein sequence is MKSQLDQRTTYKIIDRILSLNYESQLELLSALVRDIVDNDRFVMTGGRVWEFDEKESVYVLRYQYGETELLTVGTRRTLDPDSPFTQLTKHQTIVTVDEGASDDPTRREYTLTGVGDVLRRSDGSTFKYALAFTAHAIAEEFRDTLVVVGAAATTALRNMQAAVRESRMRKDLDQAWQIQRGLVPDHARRFLEFDLYGVSLPESIVGGDYFDYLTTNEQDRLGVVISDAASKGLPAAVQALFVSGAMRMGVSFETKMSSLISRLNTLIYDTFPHERFVSLCYCELTHSSNGLVLYANAGHCPPMHFRAATAAVEFLQPTGGILGIVADQQFRVENINMAHGDVLVMFTDGITEAQDRSGTLYGDDRLIDVIRLNATSSSEMIAQAILDDVQTYSAGARYADDKTLIVIKRD